A single window of Paenibacillus sp. SYP-B4298 DNA harbors:
- the lepB gene encoding signal peptidase I — protein MEQKPDKQIEQVDQQSVATQEQLQPSDTGEGILQPEGPPARSSQTKREAMEWIKALAIAALLVLVIRTFLFSPFIVDGPSMKPNFQSGERVIVNKILYDIREPKRGEVVVFHVPQENRDFIKRVIGVPGDKVKLEGDRLYINGELVEEPYLKEAIEQARANNSNYNTAENFPNAYVQSDIVPDHMILAFGDNRSNSKDSRMIGYVSMDELVGRADIIFWPLNELKFVKHG, from the coding sequence ATGGAACAGAAGCCAGATAAGCAAATCGAACAAGTGGATCAGCAGTCGGTGGCAACACAGGAGCAGTTGCAGCCATCGGATACTGGAGAGGGCATTCTCCAGCCTGAGGGCCCTCCTGCCCGGTCTAGCCAGACCAAGAGGGAAGCGATGGAGTGGATCAAGGCACTCGCCATTGCAGCTCTGCTCGTACTCGTTATTCGCACCTTCCTGTTCTCCCCCTTTATTGTGGACGGCCCGTCCATGAAGCCTAACTTCCAATCCGGCGAGCGTGTTATTGTCAACAAGATTCTCTATGATATCCGTGAGCCGAAGCGCGGTGAGGTTGTTGTCTTCCATGTGCCGCAGGAGAACCGGGATTTCATTAAGCGCGTAATTGGCGTACCTGGCGACAAGGTCAAGCTGGAGGGCGATCGCCTGTACATTAATGGCGAGCTGGTGGAGGAGCCTTACCTGAAGGAAGCCATTGAGCAGGCCAGAGCGAATAACAGTAATTATAACACCGCAGAAAATTTTCCGAACGCATATGTTCAATCCGATATTGTGCCTGACCATATGATTCTCGCCTTTGGCGACAACCGCAGCAACAGCAAGGACAGCCGGATGATCGGTTATGTCTCGATGGACGAGCTGGTCGGTCGGGCGGACATCATATTCTGGCCGTTGAATGAGCTGAAATTTGTAAAACACGGATGA
- the trmD gene encoding tRNA (guanosine(37)-N1)-methyltransferase TrmD has protein sequence MRVDVLTLFPEMFEGVFHSSILGKAQEKGLVSLNTLNFRDYSSNKHSTVDDYPYGGGGGMVLKAEPIFGAVESLTEGLNAKPRIILMCPQGEPFTQSKAEELAGEQHLIFICGHYEGYDERIREHLVTDELSVGDYVLTGGELPAMVIIDSVTRLLPGVLGNETSAVTDSFSTGLLEYPQYTRPASFRGWEVPPVLISGHHGHIELWRRQQSLLRTLRRRPELLEQVELTAKERSWLKEEHGYERPSGEP, from the coding sequence ATGCGTGTAGATGTGTTAACACTGTTTCCCGAGATGTTTGAGGGCGTGTTTCATTCGAGCATCCTGGGCAAGGCGCAGGAGAAAGGTCTCGTCTCGCTGAATACGCTGAATTTCCGTGACTACTCCAGTAATAAGCACAGTACAGTCGATGATTACCCTTACGGAGGCGGAGGCGGAATGGTGCTGAAGGCGGAGCCGATCTTCGGCGCCGTCGAGAGCTTGACGGAAGGGCTGAACGCGAAGCCTCGTATTATTCTGATGTGTCCGCAGGGAGAGCCATTTACGCAGAGCAAGGCTGAGGAGCTGGCAGGCGAGCAGCATCTGATCTTCATCTGCGGCCACTATGAAGGCTATGATGAGCGAATACGCGAGCATCTGGTGACGGATGAGTTGTCCGTAGGGGACTATGTGCTGACGGGCGGCGAGCTGCCGGCCATGGTTATTATTGATAGCGTGACTCGGCTGCTGCCTGGTGTGCTGGGCAATGAAACGTCGGCGGTGACGGATTCGTTCAGCACAGGTCTGCTGGAATACCCGCAGTACACACGCCCGGCTTCATTCCGCGGCTGGGAGGTGCCGCCTGTGCTGATCTCCGGGCATCATGGACACATCGAGCTGTGGCGGCGTCAGCAGTCCTTGCTGCGAACCTTGAGACGGCGTCCCGAGCTGCTGGAGCAGGTGGAGCTGACAGCCAAGGAGCGAAGCTGGCTCAAGGAGGAGCACGGCTATGAGCGGCCTTCCGGCGAGCCGTAG
- a CDS encoding KH domain-containing protein produces the protein MEDLILVIARALVDYPEEVRVEVKEDDRGIVYALSVHPEDVGKVIGKQGRIAKALRTVVASAAVRSSKRVTVDIIS, from the coding sequence ATGGAAGATTTGATTCTTGTCATTGCTCGGGCTTTAGTGGATTATCCGGAAGAAGTGCGCGTCGAGGTCAAGGAAGATGATCGCGGCATCGTGTACGCCCTTTCTGTCCATCCTGAGGATGTGGGGAAAGTTATAGGCAAGCAGGGCCGGATCGCTAAGGCGCTGAGAACGGTCGTCGCTTCGGCGGCTGTCCGTTCCTCTAAGCGCGTTACAGTTGACATTATCTCGTAA
- a CDS encoding EscU/YscU/HrcU family type III secretion system export apparatus switch protein yields MKDKDEEVKQGIKKAVALKYDPQTAGAPVVLAKGSGRLAEEIMERAQQHGVPIQEDASLVEVLSKLEINQQIPPELYALVAEILSFIYRSDQRAGGLRDDG; encoded by the coding sequence ATGAAGGACAAGGACGAGGAAGTCAAGCAAGGAATCAAAAAAGCAGTCGCCCTGAAATACGATCCGCAGACAGCGGGTGCCCCGGTCGTACTGGCAAAGGGCAGCGGACGGCTGGCGGAGGAAATTATGGAGCGTGCGCAGCAGCACGGGGTTCCGATCCAGGAGGACGCCTCTCTCGTGGAGGTGCTCTCCAAGCTGGAGATTAACCAGCAGATTCCGCCGGAGCTATATGCGCTGGTTGCCGAAATATTGAGCTTCATCTACCGCTCGGATCAGCGTGCAGGAGGCCTTCGAGATGACGGCTAG
- the ylqF gene encoding ribosome biogenesis GTPase YlqF, with product MTIQWFPGHMTRARRQIEEKLKLLDIVIELLDARVPMSSRNPMIDEILRGKPRLIILNKADLADPRATDRWISFFSAKGHAAIAVDSSTGTRVADIPQRVKELLHDKIARMKEKGMNPRAMRALIVGIPNVGKSTLTNRLAGRNIAATGDRPGVTKGQQWIKVGSELELLDTPGILWPKFEDELVGYKLAMTGAIREQILNMEDIAFFAVRILASQYWEALAERFELTEAPQDTEDSEQIVKLMEDIGRKRGCLLSGGRVDLEKVSGIILRELRAGKMGRITLEEPLL from the coding sequence TTGACCATACAATGGTTTCCGGGACATATGACCAGGGCCAGACGACAGATCGAGGAGAAGCTGAAGCTGCTCGACATCGTCATTGAGCTGCTGGACGCGCGTGTCCCGATGTCAAGCCGCAACCCGATGATCGATGAAATTTTGCGCGGCAAGCCGCGGCTGATCATACTCAATAAGGCTGATTTGGCCGATCCACGGGCAACCGACCGGTGGATTTCTTTTTTTTCGGCCAAGGGACATGCAGCTATTGCAGTGGATTCATCGACAGGCACCAGGGTAGCGGATATTCCGCAGCGGGTCAAGGAGCTGCTGCATGACAAGATTGCGCGTATGAAGGAGAAGGGGATGAACCCGCGCGCCATGCGGGCGCTGATCGTCGGTATCCCGAATGTCGGCAAATCGACGCTGACCAACCGATTGGCTGGGCGAAACATTGCGGCTACTGGCGACCGTCCAGGCGTTACAAAGGGGCAGCAATGGATCAAGGTTGGCAGTGAGCTGGAGCTGCTGGATACGCCGGGTATTTTGTGGCCGAAGTTTGAAGATGAGCTTGTCGGCTACAAGCTGGCGATGACGGGAGCGATCCGCGAGCAAATCTTGAATATGGAGGACATTGCTTTTTTTGCGGTGCGGATTCTGGCCTCCCAATATTGGGAAGCGTTGGCGGAGCGTTTCGAGCTCACAGAAGCTCCGCAGGATACTGAGGATTCAGAGCAGATCGTCAAGCTGATGGAGGATATAGGACGCAAGCGCGGCTGTCTGCTAAGCGGCGGGCGGGTTGATCTGGAGAAGGTGTCGGGCATTATCCTCCGGGAGCTGCGCGCAGGCAAGATGGGGCGAATCACGCTGGAGGAACCGCTGCTATAA
- a CDS encoding YraN family protein, translating to MTASFSGSGRTLGRKELGQIGEAAAREYLEGKGWTVVASNWRCRAGEMDIIAHPPEPEQHTLVFIEVRARSSSRFGTAEESVDARKQRKLRQVAQFYLQRHGGAEGLIRFDVMAVHITTDGRVVGIRMLEGVF from the coding sequence ATGACGGCTAGCTTCTCTGGCTCTGGGCGCACGCTGGGACGCAAGGAGCTGGGACAGATCGGGGAGGCGGCAGCAAGAGAATATCTGGAAGGAAAAGGATGGACGGTAGTGGCGTCGAACTGGCGCTGCCGTGCAGGGGAGATGGATATCATTGCTCATCCGCCAGAGCCGGAGCAGCATACGTTGGTGTTCATCGAGGTACGCGCACGCAGCAGCAGCAGATTCGGCACGGCAGAGGAATCCGTGGATGCTCGCAAACAACGCAAGCTGCGGCAGGTGGCTCAGTTCTACCTTCAGCGTCATGGTGGAGCAGAGGGGCTGATTCGGTTTGATGTCATGGCAGTCCATATCACTACCGACGGACGAGTCGTTGGGATACGGATGCTTGAGGGAGTCTTCTAG
- the rimM gene encoding ribosome maturation factor RimM (Essential for efficient processing of 16S rRNA) — MGMQWLNVGKLVNTHGLRGEVKILSQTDFPDVRFAPGSKLVLISPDGGQIVPVQVGSCREHKGMFYVKWKQFNDINEVEKYKGWDVKVSDEQQVELEEGEYYYHQIIGATVVTEDGESLGVISEILRPGANDVWVVERSVGKPLLLPVIDQVVLHVDPQQKKVTVHLMEGLI, encoded by the coding sequence ATAGGTATGCAATGGCTCAATGTCGGCAAATTGGTAAATACGCACGGGCTGCGCGGTGAGGTGAAGATTTTGTCGCAGACGGATTTTCCGGATGTTCGTTTTGCACCAGGCAGCAAGCTGGTGCTGATCTCCCCGGATGGCGGTCAGATCGTGCCGGTGCAGGTTGGTAGCTGCCGCGAGCACAAGGGCATGTTCTATGTGAAGTGGAAGCAGTTCAACGATATTAATGAAGTCGAAAAATATAAAGGCTGGGATGTCAAGGTATCGGATGAACAGCAGGTCGAGCTGGAGGAGGGTGAATATTACTATCACCAGATCATCGGTGCGACTGTAGTGACAGAGGATGGGGAGTCGCTTGGCGTGATCTCGGAGATTTTGCGTCCCGGCGCGAATGATGTATGGGTCGTGGAGCGCAGTGTGGGCAAGCCGTTATTGCTGCCCGTCATTGACCAGGTCGTACTGCATGTTGACCCACAGCAAAAGAAGGTTACCGTGCATCTCATGGAAGGGTTGATTTAG
- a CDS encoding ribonuclease HII, whose translation MLNYERELWQQGYSQIAGVDEVGRGCLFGDVVAAAVILPQGLELEGVDDSKKLTAKKREQLYERITAEAVAWSVAAVNASRIDEINIKQAARLAMREAIDQLAVPPDYLLIDAEKVQSELPQLAIIHGDASSQSIAAASIVAKVTRDRLCAGEWDRLYPEYGIAIHKGYATKLHRERILEFGPSPMHRRSFLTKLLAEQQVLF comes from the coding sequence ATGCTGAATTACGAACGCGAGCTCTGGCAGCAGGGCTATAGCCAGATTGCCGGAGTGGATGAGGTGGGGCGTGGCTGTCTGTTCGGCGATGTAGTCGCGGCGGCTGTCATCCTGCCGCAGGGTCTGGAGCTGGAGGGCGTCGATGACTCGAAAAAGCTCACAGCCAAGAAGCGGGAGCAGCTATATGAGCGCATCACGGCGGAGGCAGTGGCCTGGTCGGTGGCGGCTGTCAATGCATCCAGGATCGATGAGATCAACATTAAGCAAGCCGCCCGGCTGGCGATGCGAGAAGCGATTGATCAGCTCGCTGTCCCCCCGGATTACCTGCTCATTGATGCGGAAAAGGTGCAATCGGAGCTGCCGCAGTTGGCAATTATTCATGGCGATGCCTCCAGCCAGTCGATTGCGGCCGCTTCCATAGTGGCGAAGGTGACGCGAGATCGGCTATGTGCGGGCGAATGGGATCGCCTGTACCCGGAATACGGAATTGCTATACATAAGGGGTATGCGACCAAGCTCCATCGCGAGCGAATTCTGGAGTTCGGCCCCAGCCCGATGCATCGACGCTCGTTCCTGACCAAGCTGCTGGCTGAGCAGCAGGTGTTGTTCTAA
- a CDS encoding FtsX-like permease family protein: MYIKIIRNELTKNKLITLTITVFVAAAALLVSLAAVVAIHLFGAVDTLMTQAKTPHFLQMHSGTVDRTRLDSFAAENSLVDQLQVVEFLNVDNARLFIDGRSLAGNVQDNGFTVQNEHFDYLLDLDGKAIEVADGEIYVPITYWKEGLANIGDHVTFNDQVWTVAGFLRDSQMNSLLASSKRFLISRNDYATLAGAGSTEYLIEFRLKDTSMLGAFATSYASAGLEANGPTLTYPLFRMLNAMADGMVVGVLLLVSMLVVAIALMCIRFALIAKIEEDYRELGVMKAIGLRVSDMKRIYVVQYAAMAAVGSGVGWGLSFVFKGSLLENIRLYMGESGQPFLAWLCGVLGVLLVYMAVVLYVGGVLRRFRSLSVAEALRFGHSQQAFAGARLFSLSRFGKLGANLFLGIKDVLARKRLYVTMLVVLILASFIAIVPQNVYSTISSKSFSTYLGVGEYDLRIDIQQASDLIGTAAEIAETMKNDPSVARYAVLTTKAFTARTEDGTGERILVELGDHSMFPLHYSKGSAPVGEREIALSALNAEALGKQVGDALVLTASGKDRTLTVSGIYSDVTNGGKTAKAAFVDEAAARVWAVVYVKLAQPSLAAAKAAEYGSRFGQAKVSDVEHYIVQTFGSTIHAAGLAANAALAVALLITLLVALLFIRLLVAKDRYSIAVMKAIGFTHLDIRLQYAVRSAFVVLIGILVGTMLAGTLGEKLAGLVIAQLGASAFHFETQLLSAYVLSPLMMLGSVMVATLIGTSSVRSIKIGEHIKE, encoded by the coding sequence ATGTACATCAAGATCATCCGCAACGAGTTAACTAAAAACAAACTGATTACGCTGACCATCACCGTATTTGTTGCTGCCGCAGCGCTGCTCGTCTCGCTTGCTGCGGTCGTGGCCATCCATCTGTTCGGTGCGGTGGACACGCTGATGACACAGGCGAAGACGCCGCATTTTTTGCAGATGCACTCGGGCACCGTCGACAGGACAAGGCTGGATAGCTTTGCAGCGGAAAATAGCCTTGTTGATCAGCTTCAAGTGGTAGAGTTTCTGAATGTGGACAATGCGCGTCTGTTCATTGACGGACGTTCGCTCGCAGGCAATGTGCAGGATAATGGCTTCACGGTGCAAAATGAGCATTTTGATTACCTGCTTGATCTTGACGGGAAGGCCATTGAAGTGGCGGATGGAGAAATTTATGTTCCCATCACCTATTGGAAGGAAGGCTTGGCCAACATTGGAGATCATGTAACGTTCAACGATCAAGTGTGGACGGTGGCAGGCTTTCTGCGTGATTCCCAGATGAACTCGCTGCTGGCGTCTTCCAAGCGGTTTCTGATCAGCCGCAATGATTATGCCACGCTCGCGGGTGCTGGCAGCACGGAATACTTGATCGAGTTCCGACTCAAGGATACCTCCATGCTGGGAGCCTTTGCGACAAGCTACGCTTCTGCCGGCTTGGAGGCGAATGGCCCGACGCTCACGTATCCGCTCTTTCGAATGCTGAATGCGATGGCGGATGGCATGGTTGTCGGGGTGCTGCTGCTCGTAAGTATGCTGGTTGTAGCCATCGCCTTGATGTGCATCCGCTTTGCGCTCATTGCCAAGATTGAGGAAGATTACCGCGAGCTGGGCGTCATGAAGGCCATCGGGCTGCGCGTGTCGGACATGAAGAGAATCTATGTTGTGCAATATGCAGCTATGGCTGCTGTAGGCAGCGGGGTTGGATGGGGGCTTTCCTTTGTCTTCAAGGGCAGTCTGCTTGAGAATATCCGTCTGTATATGGGCGAGAGTGGACAACCGTTCCTTGCCTGGCTATGCGGCGTGCTGGGCGTGCTGCTCGTCTACATGGCTGTCGTCCTGTATGTTGGCGGGGTGCTGAGGCGCTTTCGATCATTGTCCGTCGCGGAGGCGCTGCGCTTTGGTCATTCCCAGCAGGCATTTGCGGGAGCTAGACTGTTCAGCCTGAGCCGATTCGGCAAGCTGGGCGCCAATCTGTTTCTGGGGATTAAGGATGTGCTGGCGAGGAAGCGGCTCTATGTAACGATGCTCGTTGTGCTGATCCTCGCGTCCTTCATCGCCATCGTGCCGCAAAATGTATACAGCACCATCTCCTCCAAAAGCTTCAGCACCTATCTGGGTGTCGGTGAATATGACCTGCGTATCGACATTCAGCAGGCGAGCGACTTGATCGGCACGGCGGCCGAGATTGCCGAGACGATGAAGAATGATCCGTCCGTCGCCCGATATGCCGTGCTGACAACCAAGGCGTTCACTGCCCGGACGGAGGACGGAACCGGGGAGAGAATATTGGTGGAGCTGGGCGACCACTCGATGTTCCCGCTCCATTACAGCAAGGGTAGCGCTCCGGTCGGAGAAAGAGAGATTGCACTATCTGCGCTAAATGCGGAGGCACTCGGCAAGCAAGTCGGGGATGCGCTAGTGCTGACGGCTTCCGGGAAGGACAGGACGCTCACGGTTAGCGGCATATATTCTGATGTAACCAATGGGGGCAAGACAGCCAAGGCAGCCTTTGTCGATGAAGCGGCAGCACGCGTCTGGGCTGTGGTGTACGTGAAGCTCGCACAGCCCTCCCTGGCAGCAGCGAAAGCTGCCGAATACGGGAGTCGGTTCGGGCAGGCGAAGGTGTCGGATGTAGAGCACTATATTGTACAAACCTTCGGCTCTACAATTCACGCGGCCGGGCTGGCTGCCAATGCAGCGCTGGCTGTTGCCCTGCTGATTACTCTGCTCGTTGCGCTGCTGTTCATCCGCCTGCTCGTCGCGAAGGATCGCTACTCCATTGCCGTAATGAAGGCGATCGGATTTACCCACTTGGACATCAGGCTGCAATATGCCGTCAGGTCAGCATTTGTGGTGCTGATAGGCATACTGGTTGGCACGATGCTGGCGGGTACACTCGGCGAGAAGCTTGCTGGACTTGTCATCGCCCAGCTTGGCGCATCTGCCTTCCATTTTGAGACACAGCTGCTATCGGCTTACGTTCTCAGTCCGCTCATGATGCTCGGCTCGGTCATGGTGGCGACGTTAATCGGCACATCAAGCGTGAGATCTATAAAAATCGGGGAACATATAAAGGAGTAG
- a CDS encoding TetR/AcrR family transcriptional regulator, protein MRIVKEAEQRRHEILDAAEALFGEKGFDGTSTNDILVAVGIARGTLYYHFKSKEDIMDALIERYGSRLLEAAQRLASDRTVPVDRRIVHVVMGLNVSGSGSDEIMEHIHKPQNALMHQKTQKMIINGLTPILADIIREGVEQGLFNTPYPYECMEMVIVYATTVFDGDLVELTEEERAARMRAFLFHLGRLLNLQEEQVAYFMQMLGGGEQSVPENS, encoded by the coding sequence ATGAGGATTGTAAAGGAAGCGGAGCAACGGCGACATGAAATTCTGGATGCCGCTGAGGCGTTGTTTGGAGAGAAGGGCTTTGACGGCACGAGCACGAACGATATTTTGGTGGCCGTTGGCATTGCGCGCGGGACGCTCTATTATCATTTCAAGTCCAAGGAAGATATTATGGATGCGCTGATTGAGAGATATGGCTCCCGCTTGCTGGAGGCTGCGCAGCGATTGGCGTCAGACCGGACGGTTCCTGTCGACCGGCGTATCGTCCACGTCGTTATGGGGCTGAATGTAAGCGGGTCAGGCAGCGATGAAATAATGGAGCATATCCACAAGCCGCAAAATGCGCTAATGCACCAGAAGACGCAAAAAATGATCATTAACGGTCTGACCCCTATTCTGGCGGACATCATCCGCGAGGGAGTGGAGCAGGGGCTGTTCAATACGCCGTATCCGTATGAATGTATGGAGATGGTCATTGTGTACGCGACTACGGTTTTTGATGGCGACCTGGTGGAGCTGACAGAGGAGGAACGGGCCGCCAGAATGCGCGCCTTCTTATTTCACCTTGGCAGGCTGCTGAATCTGCAAGAGGAACAGGTAGCGTACTTTATGCAGATGCTGGGCGGAGGAGAGCAGAGCGTACCGGAAAACAGCTAA
- the ylxM gene encoding YlxM family DNA-binding protein, with protein MLFDFYEMLLTEKQRTFLKYYFHDDYSLGEIAAEFEISRQAVYEHVKRAEQALESYEQKLGLLRKHESLQVQLERLELSLAELPEHGATKQKMQQVIADIRKSEGVQEVT; from the coding sequence ATGCTGTTTGATTTTTACGAGATGCTGCTGACAGAGAAGCAGCGGACGTTTCTAAAATATTATTTTCACGATGATTACTCTCTTGGTGAAATCGCCGCAGAGTTCGAGATCAGCCGACAGGCGGTCTACGAGCATGTGAAGCGCGCCGAGCAGGCGCTGGAGAGCTATGAGCAGAAGCTTGGCCTGCTGCGCAAGCACGAATCTCTGCAGGTGCAACTGGAACGGCTGGAGCTGTCGCTCGCCGAGCTGCCAGAGCACGGTGCGACCAAGCAGAAGATGCAGCAGGTGATTGCGGATATTCGCAAGTCTGAGGGAGTTCAGGAGGTGACGTGA
- the ffh gene encoding signal recognition particle protein, producing MAFEGLANRLQGVFSKLRGKGKVSEDDVAEAMREVRLALLEADVNFKVVKEFIAKVKEKAIGQEVMKSFTPGMVIIDIVNKELTELMGGTQSKLAKANKPPTVIMMAGLQGAGKTTTSGKLAKLLQKSHNKPLLVACDIYRPAAIKQLQVLGEQIGVPVFALGDAVSPVEIARQAIQHAKEQHNDYVIIDTAGRLHIDEALMEELKQIHALVNPDEVLLVVDAMTGQDAVNVAESFHKQLELTGVVLTKLDGDTRGGAAISVKAVTGCPIKFAAMGEKIDSLEPFHPNRMASRILGMGDMLSLIEKAQTTIDAEKAADLERKMRNAEFTFEDFLEQMAQVRKMGPLDQLLDMMPGMNKLKGLKDLKVDERQIARVEAIVRSMTKEEKQNPDLLNHSRRKRIAIGSGNSIADVNRLIKQFDDMRRMMKQFSSMMGGVKKKGPKGLLGKAKKFPFG from the coding sequence ATGGCGTTTGAGGGATTGGCCAACAGGCTGCAGGGAGTATTCAGCAAGCTTAGAGGCAAAGGCAAGGTCAGCGAGGATGATGTAGCTGAAGCGATGCGCGAGGTGCGGCTGGCGCTGCTGGAAGCGGATGTGAACTTCAAGGTCGTCAAGGAGTTCATCGCTAAGGTGAAGGAGAAGGCGATTGGCCAGGAGGTCATGAAGAGCTTCACTCCGGGCATGGTCATTATCGATATTGTGAACAAAGAGCTGACCGAGCTGATGGGTGGCACCCAGAGCAAGCTCGCGAAGGCAAATAAGCCACCGACGGTCATTATGATGGCAGGTTTGCAGGGGGCGGGCAAGACGACGACCTCCGGCAAGCTGGCGAAGCTGCTGCAGAAGAGCCACAACAAGCCATTGCTTGTGGCATGCGACATCTACCGTCCGGCTGCGATTAAGCAGCTTCAGGTGCTGGGTGAACAGATCGGGGTACCGGTATTCGCCCTAGGCGATGCCGTCAGCCCTGTGGAGATTGCTCGTCAGGCGATCCAGCATGCGAAGGAACAGCATAACGATTATGTTATTATCGATACTGCGGGACGACTCCATATTGACGAAGCGTTGATGGAGGAGCTGAAGCAGATCCATGCGCTGGTTAATCCGGATGAAGTGCTGCTGGTCGTCGATGCGATGACGGGACAGGATGCGGTCAATGTCGCGGAGAGCTTCCATAAGCAACTGGAGCTGACCGGTGTCGTACTGACGAAGCTTGATGGCGATACGCGCGGCGGAGCGGCGATCTCGGTTAAGGCGGTAACAGGCTGCCCGATCAAGTTCGCGGCAATGGGCGAGAAGATCGATTCGCTAGAGCCGTTCCATCCGAATCGGATGGCATCCCGTATTCTGGGTATGGGCGATATGCTGTCGCTCATTGAGAAGGCGCAGACGACGATCGATGCCGAGAAGGCTGCTGATCTGGAGCGCAAGATGCGTAATGCAGAGTTCACGTTCGAGGATTTCCTGGAGCAGATGGCTCAGGTTCGCAAGATGGGCCCGCTGGATCAACTGCTGGATATGATGCCTGGCATGAACAAGCTCAAGGGTCTCAAGGATCTCAAGGTGGACGAGCGTCAGATTGCCCGTGTGGAGGCGATCGTTCGCTCGATGACCAAGGAAGAGAAGCAGAATCCGGATCTGCTTAATCATAGCCGTCGCAAGCGGATTGCCATAGGCAGCGGCAACTCGATTGCCGATGTGAACCGGCTCATCAAGCAGTTTGACGACATGCGGAGAATGATGAAGCAATTCTCGTCGATGATGGGCGGCGTGAAGAAGAAGGGGCCGAAGGGACTGCTTGGCAAGGCCAAGAAATTCCCGTTTGGTTAA
- the rplS gene encoding 50S ribosomal protein L19, which translates to MNIVQAITQEQLRKDIPSFRPGDTLKVYVKVIEGSRERIQLFEGVVIKRRGGGISETFTVRKISYGVGVERTFPINSPKIDKIEVARRGKVRRAKLYYLRNLRGKAARIKEIR; encoded by the coding sequence ATGAATATCGTACAAGCGATCACACAAGAGCAGCTCCGCAAGGACATCCCAAGCTTTCGTCCGGGAGACACGCTGAAAGTGTATGTGAAGGTAATCGAGGGTTCCCGCGAGCGTATTCAGTTGTTCGAAGGCGTTGTTATCAAACGTCGCGGCGGCGGAATTAGCGAGACATTTACGGTTCGTAAAATTTCTTACGGCGTAGGCGTAGAGAGAACATTCCCGATTAACTCGCCGAAGATTGACAAGATCGAAGTAGCTCGCCGCGGTAAAGTACGTCGTGCGAAGCTTTACTACCTGCGCAACCTGCGCGGTAAAGCAGCGAGAATTAAAGAGATTCGTTAA
- the rpsP gene encoding 30S ribosomal protein S16, whose product MAVRIRLKRIGAHKAPFYRVVVSDSRSPRDGRFIEEIGTYNPVAQPAQVNIDEEKALKWLQTGAQASDTVRNLLSKAGVLTKFHELKQQK is encoded by the coding sequence ATGGCAGTTCGTATTCGTCTGAAACGTATTGGTGCGCATAAAGCGCCTTTCTATCGTGTTGTGGTTTCCGATTCCCGTTCGCCTCGCGACGGTCGTTTTATTGAAGAGATTGGCACGTACAATCCGGTTGCTCAACCTGCACAGGTGAACATCGATGAAGAAAAGGCTCTGAAATGGCTGCAAACTGGCGCGCAAGCGTCCGACACCGTTCGCAACCTGCTGAGCAAAGCCGGCGTACTTACTAAATTCCATGAGCTGAAGCAACAGAAATAG